The DNA region AAATTAGACTCTGATTTCAAGCTATCAATACCCAAAGGAGCATTAATCTTAAGGCCACTAAAATTTTTATTTGTTAAGTCTGTTGAAATGCCTCCTGAATCCGAGCCAGAAGTTGGAGAAATAAAATCTAAAGATAATAAAAGTAAATTAACTTTTTTCATCAAAGGATCAAATATTGATGGTAAATATGTTTATAAAGTTTATGCAGAGGGTGACCATGACAAACCTAATATAAGAATTAGGGCTGTTGTGGGTGGATTCTTGAAATATGGAGAATGCTTGAAGAATGACATTGATAGTTTTATATTTCCTGATGCAAAAAAACATGATGAATATGTAAGAATTTTGCTGCCATACGCAAGAAATGTAAGTGCAGTTGAAAATATGTTAAGTGCATCAGATCAAGCAGGTCAAATGACCACTCAATCTTTAGGTTTTTCACAATAGGGAGTACTTATGAAGTCTATGACAAAAAAGCAAAGAGTTTTATCAGCTTTGAACAGACAAGAGGTTGATAGACCACCTGTAGCAAATCCTACATCAGTAGCAACCGTAGAAATGATGGATTTAGTTGATGCTCCTTTCCCTGAAGCATGCAGATCAGCTGAATTAAATGCGAGATTAGCAGCAACAGAAATTTCAGAATTTGGATTTGATTCTATTGCACCATATTTTTCTATTATTCAAGAATCAAGTGCAATTGGATGTGAAATGCAATGGGAACAAAAAGATAATTGGCCAACTGTTCGGATGAGTAATCCAATTTGGAAAACTGCTTCTGATGTTAAGGTTCCAAAGGATTTTTTAGATCATCCTGATGTAAGAGTGATTATTGATTCTATAAAAATACTTAAAAAAGAATTTGGAGAGGATGTTCCTATAATTGGAAAAACTATGGGCCCCTGGACTCTCGCTTATCATGTTTTTGGAGTTGAAACTTTTTTATTAGGATCAGTTGATAATCCTAGTGAAACAATTGAAGCTCTTGATAAATTAACTGAATTTACATATCTTTTTGGTGAGGCTCAAGTTGATGCAGGAGCAGATGTACTGACAGTTCCTGATCATGCAACTGGAGACTTAGTTTCAGGTCAATATTACCAGAAATTCCTTCAAGATATTCATTCAGAAATGGCAGAAAGATTTACCGTTCCACTGATTCTTCATATTTGTGGAAGAACTGTTGACAGAATGCCTTTTGTTGCAGAAACTGGAATGCACGCATTTCATTTTGATTCAAAAAATTCTCCTCAAGAAGCTATGGATGCTGTAAATAATAAAATAGCCTTAGTGGGAAATATTAATAATCCTGAAACATTATATTCAAAAGATACAGATGATGTAAAAAAAGAAGTTTTTGAATGCTTAAATGCGGGGGTTCAGTTAATAGCACCAGAGTGTGCTATTCCATTAAAAACAAAAGCAGAAAATCTAATTGCTATAACTGAAGGTATTACAGATTGGTTAGCAGAAACTCAAAAATAATTAATGGTGGTAAAATTAAATTAATTGTTATTTTTATAATATGAGGATTAAATTATATGTTTGAACATGAGGGATTACTCAAAGAATTTGAATGGGTAACCAAAGAAAGTGAAAAGAAACATATTGGAGAATCTATAGCTAAAACTTCAATCGAAATGCAAGAAATTGCCTTTGCACTTATTCAAGGTGATAATGATACTGTAGATAAGTTGACCAAAGAATATTTAGAAAACGGTACTTCAGCTAATGAAATTTTAGATGATGGCTTGCTAAATGGAATGGCTATAGTTGGAGTCAAATTTAGAGATAATATTATATTTGTGCCAGAAGTTCTTATTTCTGCAAGAGCTATGAAAGCCGGAATGACACATATTGAACCAATATTATCTGAGTCTGGAATTGAGCCTCAAGGAACTGTCGTTATGGGTACAGTCAAAGGGGATCTTCATGATATTGGTAAAAATCTCTGTATTATGATGCTAAGAGGTGCAGGTTTTGTTGTTCATGATCTTGGAGTTGACACATCTCCAGAAGATTTTGCAGATGGATTTGAAGAGTATGAACCTGATGTCATTGGTATGTCTGCTTTGCTAACAACTACTATGCCAAATATGGGTAGAACAATACAATATTTTGAAGATATTGGGCTAAGGGATGATGTAAGACTCATGGTTGGAGGAGCTCCTGTTACTCAAGAATTTGCTGATGAAATGGGTGCTGATGCTTATGGAGAAAGCGCTGTAGATGCAGTTGATAAGGCAAAAGAACAAATTGTTCTGCTTAAAGAATTGAAAAGCTAAGCCTCGAGATGTCTGAAAAAGATTCAGAATCAATAAAAAAGAAAAGACTTCAAAATAGTTTGGATAAATTATATTCAATTTTTCAAGAAATTTCGGATAATGCTGATGAAATTAGTAAACATAGATGTCCATATAAAAATGTTAAGAGTAAATGTACTGCAAATTTTTATTGTCATAATCAAAAATATGTTCAGAAAGATGAAGAAATTCCATTTTGTACAGGCTCAGACAAACTAGACTATAGACCAGCATGGGAAGTAGACAAACCAATTAGGAAAAATGAGTAAGTTTATTCATAAAAAATCAAAAATAGATTTAGAAAAAGACAAATCTCTTTTTGAGTATGCTGATCAAGTTAGAATGAGAATACCAACTTCCTGTGGAAGAGTTGGTGATTGTCATGAATGCATAGTTGAAATAATTGAAGGAGAAAACAACCTTTCTGAAATTACAAATGAAGAAAATTTTTTATCTTCTCCCTTCAGATTGGCTTGTCAAGCAAAAACTATAAAAAATGAAGCTGATCTTTCATTTACTCCAAGAAAAAGAAATAGGAAGATACTGACTAGTTTTGAATCTGAAAACGAATATAAAATTGATAATAACTATAAAATTACTAGTCAATCGGTGATAATCAATGAAACTGAAAATCAAAAAATATTAATCAACAAAAAGTCTGTAATTTATGGTTTATCTATTGATGTCGGTACTACAACTGTAGCTCTTAATTTAGTTAATTTAGAAACAGGAAAAATCAAAGCAACTTCATCATTTGAAAACCCTCAGGTATTTGGTGGTTCAGACGTAATGAATCGAATTTCGTATGATTCTACAAAATTTAAAGGAGAGTTGCACAAAACTATTATATCTGCAATAAATTTTGAAGTAGGAGAAATTACAAAAAAAATAAAGATCAGAAGAAATCAAATTGTAGAAATAGTAATAGTTGGTAATTCAACAATGAGAGATATTTTTTTTAATTTAGATGTTGAAAGCATTGGTGTTAAACCCTATAAATCTCAAACTGAATTTGATTTTATATCAAAAAAAGTAAATTCAACGGAATTAAAAGTTTATGCTTCTGATTTAGAGCTAAGAATTAATCCAGATGCAATAATTTATAGTCCACCCTTAATTGCTTCCCATATTGGATCAGATATTTCAGCTGGCTTAATAGCAGTAGATTTTTTTTCAAGTAACCAAAATAAAATTTTTATAGATATTGGTACTAATACAGAAGTTGTTTTGGGTAATGGTGATAATTTTATTGCAGCTTCATGTCCTGCTGGACCTGCTTTTGAAGGCGGTGAAATAACTTATGGCATGCCTGGTTACGATGGAGCGGTTGAAAATGTTAAATGGGACCATAATAAGTATGTTTATAAAACAATTGGA from Dehalococcoidia bacterium includes:
- a CDS encoding MtaA/CmuA family methyltransferase, with translation MKSMTKKQRVLSALNRQEVDRPPVANPTSVATVEMMDLVDAPFPEACRSAELNARLAATEISEFGFDSIAPYFSIIQESSAIGCEMQWEQKDNWPTVRMSNPIWKTASDVKVPKDFLDHPDVRVIIDSIKILKKEFGEDVPIIGKTMGPWTLAYHVFGVETFLLGSVDNPSETIEALDKLTEFTYLFGEAQVDAGADVLTVPDHATGDLVSGQYYQKFLQDIHSEMAERFTVPLILHICGRTVDRMPFVAETGMHAFHFDSKNSPQEAMDAVNNKIALVGNINNPETLYSKDTDDVKKEVFECLNAGVQLIAPECAIPLKTKAENLIAITEGITDWLAETQK
- a CDS encoding ASKHA domain-containing protein, translating into MSKFIHKKSKIDLEKDKSLFEYADQVRMRIPTSCGRVGDCHECIVEIIEGENNLSEITNEENFLSSPFRLACQAKTIKNEADLSFTPRKRNRKILTSFESENEYKIDNNYKITSQSVIINETENQKILINKKSVIYGLSIDVGTTTVALNLVNLETGKIKATSSFENPQVFGGSDVMNRISYDSTKFKGELHKTIISAINFEVGEITKKIKIRRNQIVEIVIVGNSTMRDIFFNLDVESIGVKPYKSQTEFDFISKKVNSTELKVYASDLELRINPDAIIYSPPLIASHIGSDISAGLIAVDFFSSNQNKIFIDIGTNTEVVLGNGDNFIAASCPAGPAFEGGEITYGMPGYDGAVENVKWDHNKYVYKTIGDSSPLGICGSGLIDFLSEMKDNNFMNSLGKFNSELEYVKLDENHEVMLTRKDVSNLAQAKAANVCGQALVIKDFGINLKDIDEIYLAGGFANYIDIERAKNIGFILNYPTKRIKKIGNSALEGATKLLLSNMLRKKLLEQVTKINHLELETKEEFFDYFVEGCQFKEISI
- a CDS encoding corrinoid protein, with product MFEHEGLLKEFEWVTKESEKKHIGESIAKTSIEMQEIAFALIQGDNDTVDKLTKEYLENGTSANEILDDGLLNGMAIVGVKFRDNIIFVPEVLISARAMKAGMTHIEPILSESGIEPQGTVVMGTVKGDLHDIGKNLCIMMLRGAGFVVHDLGVDTSPEDFADGFEEYEPDVIGMSALLTTTMPNMGRTIQYFEDIGLRDDVRLMVGGAPVTQEFADEMGADAYGESAVDAVDKAKEQIVLLKELKS